One window of Candidatus Mycobacterium wuenschmannii genomic DNA carries:
- a CDS encoding acyl-CoA dehydrogenase, translating to MSIDYRLGLGLTADHIDLSTSVAKFADRWLTADLRRGAVESDEVRPQYWAALAEQGVLGLHVDENHGGQGAGLLELAVALEALGRTCAPGPLVSTVLCSAALTADDGKAATALLPQLVDGTHCGAVGFADGLTGSVDATGAVTVNGKTPVLGAGLADVIVVPVHVDGQRRYVAMDSTELTVSTTTAVDVTRATPTVTATDVTVPDDRLLADVDAARIADIAAIVLGAEAVGLASWCVSTASEYAQLRVQFGRPIGQFQGVKHRCASAAVGLEQARAAVWDAARAYDAGDDTAGFAAAVARLVAPDAAVAAARDCMQVLGGIGYTWEHDAHLYYRRAITVRALLGRSRDAAAAVADAALAGARRPFDYELPDVAEQYRDSVRSELAELVGLEEDEQLARLGDGGWVMPFLAPPFGRGAGPVEQVVIAEELERAGLVTPELGLATWLMPSVAVHGTEEQHRDLLAPTLRGDVFWCQMFSEPEAGSDLAALRTEAVKVDGGWVVNGQKIWTSLGFAAEWGVLLARTNPTAPKHRGITYFVVDMTTQGITVNPLREASGGSLFSEIFFDDVFVPDSGVVGAVDDGWQVARGTLGNERVALGKGLPINANIDDLLDFANKREVPAATLGELVAENHTIATMNGRTLLAQLRGVDPGAAPNISKYLSMRFGQRIADFCHAELGAAGVYEEADQLSCNWIEKTVSSRAMTVYGGTSEIQLNVIGERVLGLPREPEPAA from the coding sequence ATGAGCATCGACTATCGGCTCGGCCTCGGGCTGACCGCCGACCACATTGACCTCTCCACCTCGGTGGCCAAATTCGCCGACCGCTGGCTGACCGCGGATCTTCGCCGCGGTGCGGTCGAGTCCGACGAGGTGCGTCCGCAGTATTGGGCCGCGCTCGCCGAGCAGGGCGTGCTGGGCCTGCACGTCGACGAGAACCACGGCGGCCAAGGCGCCGGGCTGCTCGAACTCGCGGTAGCACTCGAGGCGCTGGGCCGCACCTGTGCGCCCGGACCGCTCGTCTCGACGGTGTTGTGCTCGGCCGCGTTGACCGCCGACGACGGCAAGGCCGCTACCGCCCTGCTCCCGCAACTCGTCGACGGGACCCATTGCGGCGCTGTGGGTTTTGCCGACGGCCTGACGGGGAGCGTGGACGCGACGGGGGCAGTGACGGTCAACGGGAAGACACCCGTGCTGGGCGCCGGTCTGGCCGACGTCATCGTTGTCCCCGTGCACGTCGACGGCCAACGGCGTTATGTCGCAATGGATAGCACTGAGCTCACGGTGTCCACCACGACCGCTGTCGACGTCACCCGGGCCACCCCGACGGTGACCGCGACCGACGTCACCGTGCCCGACGATCGCCTGCTGGCCGACGTCGACGCCGCCAGGATCGCCGACATCGCCGCCATTGTGCTGGGCGCGGAAGCGGTCGGTCTGGCGTCGTGGTGCGTTTCGACGGCCTCGGAGTATGCGCAGCTGCGCGTTCAATTCGGCAGGCCCATTGGTCAATTCCAGGGCGTCAAGCATCGCTGCGCCTCGGCCGCTGTTGGTCTGGAACAGGCGCGCGCCGCCGTCTGGGACGCCGCCCGGGCCTACGACGCGGGCGACGACACGGCCGGCTTCGCCGCAGCGGTCGCGCGCCTTGTCGCTCCCGACGCCGCGGTCGCGGCGGCGCGCGACTGCATGCAGGTACTCGGAGGTATCGGCTACACCTGGGAACACGACGCACACCTGTACTACCGCCGCGCGATCACGGTGCGCGCCTTGCTCGGTCGTAGCCGGGACGCCGCCGCCGCGGTGGCCGACGCGGCACTGGCCGGCGCCCGCCGACCGTTCGACTACGAACTCCCCGATGTCGCCGAGCAGTACCGGGATTCGGTCCGGTCCGAACTGGCCGAGCTCGTCGGCCTGGAGGAGGACGAGCAATTGGCCCGCCTGGGCGATGGCGGATGGGTGATGCCGTTCCTGGCTCCGCCGTTCGGCCGAGGCGCGGGCCCCGTGGAGCAGGTGGTGATCGCCGAGGAACTCGAGCGGGCCGGGCTGGTCACCCCCGAGCTGGGGCTGGCGACGTGGCTGATGCCGTCGGTCGCCGTACACGGCACCGAGGAGCAACACCGCGACCTGTTGGCGCCGACGCTGCGGGGAGATGTGTTCTGGTGCCAGATGTTCAGCGAGCCGGAGGCGGGCTCCGACCTTGCGGCGCTGCGCACCGAGGCGGTCAAGGTCGACGGCGGTTGGGTGGTCAACGGCCAAAAAATCTGGACGTCACTGGGATTCGCGGCGGAGTGGGGTGTACTGCTGGCCCGCACCAACCCCACCGCGCCGAAACATCGGGGCATCACATACTTCGTCGTCGACATGACGACCCAGGGCATCACCGTCAACCCGCTGCGCGAGGCCAGCGGTGGCAGCCTGTTCTCGGAGATCTTCTTCGACGACGTGTTCGTGCCCGACTCCGGCGTGGTGGGTGCCGTCGACGACGGCTGGCAGGTGGCTCGGGGGACGCTCGGCAACGAGAGGGTCGCGCTCGGCAAGGGCCTGCCGATCAACGCCAACATCGACGACCTGTTGGACTTCGCGAACAAGCGCGAGGTGCCGGCCGCGACGCTGGGCGAACTCGTCGCCGAGAACCACACCATCGCCACGATGAACGGCCGGACGCTGCTGGCACAGCTACGCGGGGTGGATCCCGGTGCCGCGCCCAACATCTCGAAGTACCTGTCGATGAGGTTCGGTCAGCGGATCGCCGACTTCTGCCACGCCGAGCTCGGTGCCGCGGGTGTTTACGAAGAAGCGGATCAGTTGTCGTGCAACTGGATCGAGAAGACCGTGTCATCGCGAGCCATGACGGTGTACGGCGGCACCAGTGAAATTCAGCTGAATGTGATCGGGGAGCGGGTGCTCGGTCTGCCCCGCGAACCGGAACCCGCGGCGTGA
- a CDS encoding AMP-binding protein — MIDRICAELASARACVRAGLLGADPPHRLAAIALAANRFGPVGGIIRIAALRHGTRPGLIDERGTLTFAELDRRSNAVANGWRAQGLRAHHTVGILARNHRGLLDAAFAAAKCGARIVMLNTDFANPQIREVAAREGIDLLVHDDEYTDTATDIAFAFGTWRAWADDAESDRLDALIDGGDTRLPPRPAAHSKIVILTSGTTGTPKGATRSDPRSLTPFGGLFGKVPFRGREATECCVPMFHALGFAHAMLAVGLGSTLVVRRKFDAVATLESVATHRVTAMIVAPVMLARLLDADATPRAHRDLSALRIIFVAGSQLGSALCIRATRGFGPVLYNLYGSTEVNYATIATPDELAAEPGCVGSVVRSATVRIIGEDGREQPTGSVGRIFVGNGFRFQGYTGGGTKDSIDGLVASGDVGHFDERGLLFIDGRDDDMIVSGGENVFPGEVEDVLASHAHVREAAVIGVPDDEYGQRLRAFVALRAGVELAEQDVKDFVRANLARFKVPRDVVFVDALPRNPTGKVLKRSLPTP, encoded by the coding sequence GTGATCGACCGGATCTGTGCCGAACTGGCCTCGGCCCGCGCCTGCGTGCGCGCGGGGCTGCTCGGCGCCGATCCGCCGCACCGGTTGGCGGCAATTGCGCTGGCGGCCAACAGGTTCGGACCGGTCGGCGGCATCATCCGGATCGCCGCGCTGCGACACGGCACGCGGCCCGGCCTGATCGACGAGCGTGGCACGCTGACCTTCGCCGAGTTGGACCGCCGCTCCAACGCCGTGGCCAACGGCTGGCGTGCGCAGGGCCTGCGCGCCCATCACACGGTCGGTATCCTCGCCCGAAATCACCGCGGTCTGCTGGACGCGGCGTTCGCCGCGGCGAAGTGCGGCGCGCGGATCGTGATGCTCAACACCGACTTCGCGAACCCACAGATCCGTGAGGTCGCGGCCCGTGAAGGCATCGATCTGCTCGTGCATGACGATGAATACACCGACACCGCAACGGATATCGCGTTCGCGTTCGGCACCTGGCGCGCCTGGGCTGACGACGCCGAATCCGATCGCCTCGATGCCTTGATCGACGGTGGTGACACCCGGCTGCCACCCAGACCGGCGGCGCACTCGAAAATCGTCATCCTGACCAGCGGCACCACCGGAACTCCCAAAGGGGCCACACGCTCCGATCCGCGTTCGCTCACGCCCTTCGGCGGGCTGTTCGGCAAGGTGCCGTTCCGCGGTCGCGAGGCGACGGAATGCTGTGTGCCGATGTTCCACGCGCTCGGTTTCGCACACGCGATGCTGGCGGTCGGATTGGGTTCCACCCTCGTGGTTCGCCGGAAGTTCGACGCCGTGGCGACGCTGGAAAGCGTTGCGACGCATCGGGTGACCGCGATGATCGTGGCACCGGTGATGCTCGCCCGGTTGCTCGATGCCGACGCCACGCCACGAGCCCACCGCGACCTGTCGGCGCTGCGCATCATCTTCGTCGCGGGATCTCAGCTCGGCTCGGCGCTATGCATCCGGGCGACCCGGGGTTTCGGCCCGGTCCTGTACAACCTCTACGGGTCGACCGAGGTCAACTACGCCACCATCGCGACACCCGACGAGCTGGCCGCCGAACCGGGCTGCGTCGGCTCGGTGGTCCGCAGTGCGACCGTCCGCATCATCGGTGAGGACGGAAGGGAGCAGCCCACGGGCAGCGTCGGCCGGATATTCGTGGGCAACGGTTTTCGCTTCCAGGGCTACACCGGCGGTGGCACCAAGGACAGCATCGACGGGTTGGTCGCCTCCGGCGACGTCGGTCATTTCGACGAGCGCGGGTTGCTGTTCATCGACGGCCGCGACGACGACATGATCGTCTCCGGCGGCGAGAATGTCTTTCCCGGCGAAGTCGAGGACGTGCTGGCTTCCCACGCCCACGTCCGCGAGGCGGCGGTGATCGGCGTTCCCGACGACGAATATGGCCAGCGGCTAAGGGCTTTCGTCGCGCTCCGCGCCGGGGTGGAGCTTGCCGAACAGGACGTCAAGGACTTCGTCCGGGCCAACCTCGCCCGGTTCAAGGTGCCCCGCGACGTGGTGTTCGTCGATGCGTTGCCGCGCAACCCAACTGGGAAGGTGCTGAAGAGGTCGCTGCCGACCCCGTGA
- a CDS encoding formate/nitrite transporter family protein — protein MSVPTLTVNGAASSTAAAPVDGHRDPLELFTIAEMTHRVADSAVEKASHPLSFLVRSLVGGAMVAFGVLLSLVVSTGVSTPGIASLLMGLAFGMSFALILVSGMSLITADMAAGAIAVLQRRLTVAGYLRLLAIGMLGNCAGALAFVTVCAAAGGPYLGAFAQRAAVVAAAKTSQPTLTAILLAVVCTWFLQTSMCLFFKARTDIARMGFAFYGPFAFVSGATQHVIANVGFLGLPLLLSAFHNEAPHTALTWGLGAHGLLTNILITTVGNLIGGTLFVAVPFYLVTALQDKGR, from the coding sequence ATGTCCGTACCAACCCTGACCGTCAACGGCGCCGCATCATCGACAGCGGCAGCACCGGTCGACGGTCACCGGGACCCGCTCGAACTGTTCACGATCGCAGAGATGACGCATCGGGTTGCCGACTCCGCGGTCGAAAAAGCCTCGCATCCGCTGAGTTTCCTGGTCCGCTCGCTGGTCGGCGGCGCCATGGTCGCGTTCGGTGTGTTGCTCTCGCTGGTGGTCAGCACCGGGGTGTCGACGCCGGGTATCGCGAGCCTGCTGATGGGCTTGGCGTTCGGCATGTCGTTTGCGCTGATCCTGGTGTCGGGCATGTCCTTGATCACCGCCGACATGGCCGCGGGAGCGATCGCGGTGCTGCAACGCCGCTTGACAGTGGCTGGATATCTGCGGCTACTCGCGATCGGGATGCTCGGAAACTGTGCGGGCGCTCTGGCTTTCGTCACGGTGTGCGCTGCGGCGGGCGGGCCGTACCTTGGTGCGTTCGCGCAACGTGCCGCCGTGGTGGCTGCGGCCAAGACCTCGCAGCCGACGTTGACCGCGATCCTGCTGGCGGTGGTGTGCACGTGGTTCCTGCAGACCTCGATGTGCCTGTTCTTCAAGGCCCGCACCGACATCGCCCGCATGGGGTTCGCGTTCTACGGCCCGTTCGCATTTGTCAGCGGGGCCACCCAGCACGTCATCGCGAACGTCGGCTTTCTCGGGTTACCGCTGCTGCTTTCGGCGTTTCACAACGAGGCGCCCCACACGGCGCTGACGTGGGGCCTGGGTGCCCACGGACTGTTGACCAACATCCTGATCACCACGGTGGGCAACCTGATCGGTGGCACGCTGTTCGTCGCGGTGCCGTTCTATCTCGTCACCGCGCTGCAGGACAAGGGCCGCTAG
- a CDS encoding acyl-CoA dehydrogenase family protein: MTTELDHVRPVPVARDIVDQIADSATDLDEGARNTRDNLALLAHSGLLGLGAPDNHDHALPKMAAVIAELAGHCLSTAFSVWAHRMTLEYLTAAGTPWSLDAATALTGVGALGVTGMASAFKDAAGCGSIEVSATPVGGGFRLDGTLRWASNLYPDSIMVTAAQTESGDKIVVGLPLAAEGVTIGDHFELLALGSTASSSVKLDGVYVGDDRVLSRDIAPFLADVRPTFLVLQSAMCVGLARRCLDEVEPSLSGVNSAFAVEFDDLTAELADIEAQVDAYAAAVGGPGTPAKHDLLTLRLAAADTVSAAAALEIRTAGGKGYARRTDAGRRFREAAFIPVQSPSEAQLRWELRTGR, from the coding sequence ATGACCACCGAACTCGACCACGTGCGACCGGTACCCGTCGCGCGCGACATCGTCGACCAGATTGCCGACAGTGCAACAGATCTCGATGAGGGCGCGCGCAACACCAGGGACAACCTCGCGCTCCTCGCACACAGCGGGCTGCTCGGGCTCGGCGCCCCCGACAATCACGACCACGCGCTGCCTAAGATGGCCGCGGTCATCGCCGAGCTGGCGGGCCACTGTTTGTCGACCGCGTTCTCGGTGTGGGCGCACCGCATGACGCTCGAGTATCTGACCGCCGCGGGCACGCCGTGGTCGCTCGACGCCGCAACCGCCCTGACCGGAGTCGGCGCGCTGGGCGTCACGGGGATGGCCTCGGCGTTCAAAGATGCGGCCGGCTGCGGATCGATCGAGGTGTCCGCGACTCCGGTGGGTGGCGGATTCCGCCTCGACGGCACCCTGCGTTGGGCGAGCAATCTGTATCCAGACTCGATCATGGTGACCGCGGCGCAGACCGAGTCGGGCGACAAGATCGTTGTCGGGCTGCCCTTGGCCGCCGAAGGGGTCACGATCGGGGACCATTTCGAGCTGCTCGCATTGGGGAGCACGGCCTCGTCGTCGGTCAAGCTCGACGGTGTCTACGTCGGTGACGACCGGGTCCTCAGTCGCGACATTGCACCCTTCCTGGCCGACGTGCGTCCGACGTTCCTGGTGCTGCAGTCCGCGATGTGTGTCGGCCTGGCGCGCCGCTGCCTCGACGAAGTGGAGCCCAGCCTCAGCGGCGTCAACTCGGCGTTTGCCGTCGAATTCGACGATTTGACAGCGGAACTGGCCGATATCGAGGCACAGGTCGACGCCTATGCCGCCGCTGTGGGTGGTCCCGGAACGCCAGCCAAGCACGACCTGCTGACGCTACGACTGGCCGCGGCCGACACCGTCAGCGCGGCGGCGGCCCTGGAGATCCGGACCGCGGGCGGCAAGGGCTACGCGCGGCGCACAGACGCGGGCCGTCGTTTTCGCGAGGCCGCGTTCATTCCGGTGCAATCCCCGTCAGAGGCCCAGCTCCGCTGGGAACTGCGAACCGGCCGCTGA
- a CDS encoding OsmC family protein, translating to MTTFSGQALTIDAAGLDRLSCNAKADPATGKKTLKAKTVCESNFRNLTYVRDLAPMLVGEPPALLGDDAAPNPSETVLAALGSCIAVGLLANATHRGVALTRIEVSMEGDIDISAVWGVGDTPDDKVPGFTAVRSQVVLAGDADADTLQAIHDNAIHWSPVVNTLRRPATVDSTLTVE from the coding sequence ATGACCACCTTCTCCGGACAAGCCCTCACGATCGACGCCGCCGGCCTCGACCGACTCTCGTGTAACGCGAAGGCCGACCCCGCCACCGGGAAGAAGACGCTCAAGGCGAAAACGGTGTGCGAATCGAACTTCCGCAACCTCACCTACGTGCGTGACCTGGCACCGATGCTGGTCGGCGAGCCACCCGCGCTGCTGGGTGACGACGCGGCGCCCAACCCGTCGGAAACCGTTCTGGCAGCGCTGGGTTCGTGCATCGCCGTCGGCCTGCTGGCCAATGCCACCCACCGCGGGGTCGCGTTGACCAGGATCGAGGTGAGCATGGAAGGCGACATCGACATCTCGGCGGTGTGGGGGGTCGGCGACACTCCCGACGACAAGGTCCCCGGATTCACCGCGGTGCGTAGCCAGGTCGTGCTCGCAGGAGACGCCGACGCCGACACTCTGCAGGCGATCCACGACAACGCCATTCACTGGTCCCCGGTCGTGAATACCTTGCGCCGGCCGGCGACCGTCGACTCCACCCTGACCGTCGAATAG